From a single Methylacidiphilum kamchatkense Kam1 genomic region:
- a CDS encoding ATP-dependent DNA helicase, which translates to MSIEARNGFLNGRLENPEAKKASLDPSFYFSPSGPLAQAAHFEYRPQQKQMAEAIYKSLEKKKHLIVEAPTGTGKSLAYLLAALCYCQKNAQRGVISTHTLNLQDQLLHKDIPLLKKIFPKEFSVVLLKGRQNYICPKRLEKVLKHATDLFPSFETTELMRIYDWSVRTQTGDIEELHPLPSFNIWSQICSEPGICHPRNCANNPRCFYHLFREQSARSDLTIVNHALYFSLLGRTTDSQLQKEEGLPFGENFVIFDEAHTIEKIASNQLGFSTSKFRLQNLLFRLFNPITHKGLLLFLKDSSLFSMVHEAYEEVGSLFKSIAATLVKLSVLEHRILDPIPLPNALPETLNTIVEKLSHAVANFPDKEIKEEITNCIEKITLENNAMINFFEMRIPDHVYWIELEEPNPESNVQLLATPLDVGPLLQSFLYEKEVSVIMTSATIKVTDSFSFFQNRVGLFSQTLSLESPFDYGRQMKILIPKDMPDPSNSSYEAALAVWIERLVKQTAGSALVLFTNRKTLANMVEALSSKFAELGYPLYVQDGKTSRHKLLKLFKEAKHSILFGMDSFWQGIDVPGDSLKNVIITKLPFSSPDHPQVQAKCEKLEKQGLNAFVHYSLPEAVLKFRQGIGRLIRSKEDKGIVAVLDSRILSKSYGKIFLNSIPNTPIEIIE; encoded by the coding sequence GTGTCGATCGAAGCAAGAAATGGTTTTTTAAATGGTCGACTCGAAAATCCAGAGGCAAAAAAGGCCTCTTTAGATCCTTCCTTTTATTTTTCTCCTTCTGGTCCTCTAGCTCAAGCTGCTCATTTCGAGTACCGCCCTCAACAAAAGCAGATGGCAGAAGCCATCTATAAAAGCCTTGAAAAGAAAAAACATCTGATTGTTGAAGCTCCCACAGGAACTGGCAAAAGCTTGGCTTACCTGCTTGCCGCACTTTGTTATTGCCAGAAGAATGCTCAAAGAGGAGTAATTTCTACTCATACCCTCAACCTCCAGGATCAACTTCTTCATAAGGATATTCCTTTGTTGAAAAAGATCTTCCCAAAAGAGTTTTCTGTGGTCCTCCTCAAAGGACGTCAAAATTATATCTGTCCCAAAAGATTAGAAAAGGTGCTCAAGCATGCCACAGACCTGTTCCCATCTTTTGAGACGACAGAGCTCATGCGTATTTACGATTGGTCTGTCAGAACACAAACTGGCGATATCGAAGAGCTTCATCCTCTGCCTTCTTTTAACATATGGAGTCAAATATGTTCCGAGCCTGGCATATGCCATCCGAGGAATTGCGCTAACAATCCACGCTGCTTTTATCACCTCTTTCGAGAACAAAGTGCTCGCTCAGATCTAACAATCGTTAACCACGCCCTTTATTTTTCCCTGCTTGGAAGGACTACTGATTCCCAGCTCCAAAAAGAAGAAGGCCTACCTTTTGGAGAAAATTTCGTCATTTTTGATGAGGCGCATACCATTGAAAAAATCGCTTCCAATCAGTTAGGATTTTCAACATCTAAATTTCGGCTTCAGAACTTGCTTTTTCGGCTTTTCAATCCTATCACTCACAAGGGGTTACTTCTTTTTCTAAAAGATAGCAGTCTCTTTTCAATGGTTCACGAAGCTTACGAAGAAGTGGGTTCTTTATTTAAATCTATTGCTGCCACTCTGGTAAAACTATCCGTTTTAGAACACCGCATTCTTGATCCAATACCCTTACCCAACGCTTTGCCAGAAACTTTAAATACTATTGTTGAAAAGCTCTCTCATGCCGTAGCAAATTTTCCAGATAAGGAAATCAAAGAAGAAATAACAAATTGTATTGAAAAAATCACTCTGGAAAACAATGCAATGATCAATTTTTTTGAAATGCGTATTCCAGATCATGTTTACTGGATAGAATTGGAAGAGCCTAATCCCGAATCAAATGTCCAACTTCTGGCTACCCCTTTGGATGTTGGTCCATTATTGCAGTCCTTCCTCTATGAAAAAGAAGTTTCAGTAATTATGACCAGCGCCACAATAAAAGTTACCGATAGTTTTTCTTTTTTCCAAAACCGTGTCGGGCTTTTTTCTCAAACCCTTTCCTTAGAATCGCCTTTTGACTACGGAAGGCAGATGAAAATCCTTATTCCTAAAGATATGCCTGATCCTTCCAATAGCTCCTATGAAGCAGCTCTGGCAGTCTGGATAGAAAGACTAGTCAAACAGACAGCAGGATCAGCTTTGGTACTTTTTACAAACCGGAAGACATTAGCAAATATGGTAGAAGCTCTTAGTTCCAAATTTGCCGAACTTGGCTACCCTCTCTATGTACAGGATGGAAAGACCTCTCGGCACAAGCTTTTGAAACTTTTCAAGGAAGCCAAACATTCGATCCTCTTTGGGATGGATAGTTTCTGGCAAGGAATAGATGTCCCTGGGGATTCGTTAAAAAATGTCATCATCACCAAGCTGCCCTTCTCTTCCCCTGACCATCCTCAAGTGCAAGCAAAATGCGAAAAATTAGAAAAACAAGGACTAAATGCTTTTGTTCATTACAGCTTACCAGAGGCTGTTTTAAAGTTCCGCCAAGGGATTGGTAGATTAATAAGAAGCAAAGAAGATAAAGGCATTGTGGCCGTTCTTGATTCAAGAATCCTTTCTAAATCCTATGGGAAAATTTTTCTTAATTCGATTCCCAATACCCCTATTGAAATTATCGAATAA
- a CDS encoding zinc-dependent alcohol dehydrogenase family protein, translating to MKAVLLTKPSPLEENPLILQQVDLPRLKEDEVLIRTEACGVCRSNLHMIEGDWIERGVPAKLPIIPGHEIVGTIEEVGSRVSQFKKGDRVGLQPLWSSCGRCSYCRTGREQLCPFKEITGETVDGGYAEFVVGKEDFLYPIPDSLSAAEAAPLFCPGITAFHAIQKAGPLVGKRVAIFGIGGVGHMAVQFACLAGATVIALSRNPKHLQIAKELGAHDCIDANDSQRLEKLKKEADIDCAVVFAPSNAVAQQAISLVKPGGKIVLGVNALLGEFSFVEEKVILGTVIGPREEMKEVLRLAAEGKIKAISQIFTLEQAPEALLKLKKGEILSRAVLVM from the coding sequence ATGAAAGCTGTTTTATTGACCAAACCTTCTCCTTTAGAAGAAAACCCGTTGATACTCCAACAAGTGGATTTGCCTCGGCTTAAAGAGGATGAAGTATTGATTCGAACGGAAGCCTGTGGGGTGTGTCGATCCAACTTACACATGATTGAAGGGGATTGGATAGAAAGGGGAGTGCCCGCAAAACTTCCTATTATCCCTGGGCATGAAATTGTCGGAACGATCGAAGAGGTGGGGAGCCGTGTCTCTCAATTTAAAAAGGGTGATCGAGTGGGACTCCAGCCTTTGTGGTCTTCGTGTGGAAGATGTTCTTACTGTCGGACTGGAAGAGAACAGCTTTGTCCCTTTAAAGAAATTACCGGAGAGACAGTGGATGGTGGTTATGCCGAATTTGTTGTTGGAAAAGAGGATTTTCTCTATCCTATCCCTGATTCCCTATCTGCAGCGGAGGCAGCTCCATTATTTTGTCCAGGAATTACGGCTTTCCATGCTATACAAAAAGCTGGACCATTGGTTGGCAAACGTGTGGCGATCTTTGGTATTGGGGGAGTAGGGCACATGGCCGTACAATTTGCTTGTCTTGCGGGTGCCACTGTCATAGCACTATCGAGAAACCCTAAACATTTGCAAATAGCAAAAGAGCTTGGGGCTCATGATTGCATTGATGCCAATGACTCTCAGCGTTTAGAAAAGTTGAAAAAGGAAGCTGATATTGATTGTGCGGTTGTTTTTGCGCCTTCCAATGCGGTTGCCCAACAGGCGATCTCTTTGGTTAAACCTGGTGGTAAGATCGTTTTGGGTGTCAATGCCCTGCTAGGAGAATTTTCATTTGTGGAAGAAAAAGTCATTTTAGGGACCGTTATTGGTCCCCGGGAGGAAATGAAAGAAGTCTTGCGACTTGCAGCGGAAGGGAAAATCAAAGCGATCAGTCAAATATTTACTTTAGAACAGGCACCAGAAGCTTTATTAAAACTAAAAAAAGGCGAAATATTGTCACGGGCAGTCCTTGTCATGTAA
- the zwf gene encoding glucose-6-phosphate dehydrogenase — MTQINEKLHQIAPTILVIFGGAGDLSWRKLFPALFSLYCSGWLPENFAIVAADKKSMSLEEYREHIRNGIETFAPRYDSSLWSCFSEKIESYLVADLSEEAFYESLKHTLQQIATKWDSPPNWIFYLAISPTLIKTVVTHIGIAQLSEAPRESRIVVEKPYGHDLESANELDQCLGKVFKESQIFRIDHYLGKETVQNILALRFSNAWWEPIWDSRYIDHVQITVAEEVGVEQRGEYYEHAGALRDMVQNHMLQLLCLIAMEPPVSFDSDEIRNKKVDVLHAVRKISVDEVHQVAVRGQYGRGWIRGKEVVAYREEPGVKPDSSTETFAAIKLFVDNWRWQNVPFYLRTGKRLAKRVTQIVVTLKPIPHQAFPPRALDQWLPNRMILNIQPEESISLVFHAKIPGPVIRLSPVNLQFKYQEAFKKGSPEAYETLLRDVIIGDGTLFMRSDQAQAAWSIVDPILEFWQSTPPIDFPNYPAGSWGPEAAQVLIAKDGKSWYEGGF, encoded by the coding sequence ATGACTCAAATAAACGAAAAATTACATCAAATAGCCCCAACTATCCTTGTTATCTTTGGAGGAGCAGGCGATTTAAGCTGGAGGAAGCTCTTCCCTGCGCTTTTTAGTTTGTACTGTTCTGGTTGGCTGCCAGAGAATTTCGCTATCGTGGCTGCAGATAAAAAATCGATGAGCCTTGAAGAATACCGGGAACATATACGAAATGGAATTGAAACATTTGCTCCACGATATGACAGTTCATTGTGGTCTTGTTTTTCTGAAAAAATCGAATCCTATCTTGTTGCGGATCTATCGGAAGAAGCCTTTTATGAATCCTTAAAACATACCTTGCAACAGATTGCGACAAAATGGGATAGCCCACCAAATTGGATCTTTTATTTAGCGATTTCTCCCACTTTGATTAAAACAGTCGTAACTCATATAGGTATTGCTCAGCTATCTGAAGCTCCTAGGGAATCGAGAATTGTTGTTGAAAAGCCTTATGGGCATGACTTAGAATCTGCTAACGAGCTTGATCAATGCCTTGGAAAGGTTTTCAAAGAGTCTCAAATTTTTCGGATCGATCACTATTTAGGGAAAGAAACCGTTCAAAACATTCTTGCTCTGAGATTTTCTAATGCCTGGTGGGAACCCATTTGGGATAGTCGTTACATCGATCATGTACAGATAACTGTGGCTGAAGAAGTTGGCGTAGAGCAGCGCGGAGAGTATTACGAACATGCTGGAGCTCTACGGGATATGGTCCAGAACCACATGCTACAGCTTCTGTGCCTCATTGCCATGGAACCCCCCGTTTCTTTTGATTCCGATGAAATTAGAAATAAAAAGGTAGACGTCCTCCATGCTGTCAGGAAAATCAGTGTGGATGAAGTCCATCAAGTCGCGGTACGTGGCCAATATGGCAGGGGGTGGATAAGAGGGAAAGAGGTGGTTGCTTATAGAGAAGAACCGGGAGTCAAACCGGACTCTTCGACGGAAACTTTTGCTGCCATTAAACTGTTTGTAGACAACTGGCGTTGGCAAAATGTCCCTTTTTATTTAAGAACAGGAAAGAGACTAGCTAAAAGGGTAACACAGATTGTGGTAACCTTAAAACCTATTCCTCATCAAGCATTTCCACCGCGAGCGCTAGATCAGTGGCTTCCCAACCGAATGATCCTTAACATCCAACCTGAGGAGAGTATCTCCTTGGTATTCCATGCCAAGATTCCCGGACCCGTCATCCGGTTAAGTCCAGTCAATCTGCAATTTAAATATCAAGAGGCTTTTAAAAAAGGCTCTCCTGAAGCCTACGAAACTCTTTTGCGCGATGTTATCATTGGTGATGGCACTCTTTTCATGCGCTCCGATCAGGCGCAAGCCGCCTGGTCAATCGTTGATCCTATCCTGGAATTCTGGCAGAGTACCCCTCCAATAGATTTTCCAAATTATCCTGCCGGAAGCTGGGGGCCAGAAGCCGCACAAGTCCTTATTGCCAAAGACGGGAAAAGTTGGTATGAAGGAGGCTTCTAA
- the rsmA gene encoding 16S rRNA (adenine(1518)-N(6)/adenine(1519)-N(6))-dimethyltransferase RsmA has protein sequence MTLFQIKSLLSTYHLAPLKKLSQNFLIDQNMAKLIVRESLQGLPLPLEVYEIGPGLGALTEFFLNENISLKAIEIDRGFCKVLQERFGSNPKFQLIQGNVLDFPFPHAKKDTILVGNLPYNIASLLLVKLSLLPELFPRMVFTLQHDVALRLLASPKTKQFGALSVLMQSLFNIKRLRTLPKELFYPMPNVLSAVVLFEPKEPAASLLATDRTSFYAFVRKGFSQRRKKLSKVLGIPLEKRAEEIPSEHWIKLWRESKDSSIAKKVGICEN, from the coding sequence GTGACATTATTTCAGATTAAAAGTTTGTTATCTACCTATCATCTTGCTCCTCTCAAAAAACTGAGCCAGAACTTTCTTATCGATCAAAACATGGCAAAGTTGATCGTAAGAGAAAGCCTGCAGGGCTTGCCGTTGCCTTTAGAAGTCTACGAGATAGGCCCTGGATTAGGGGCTTTAACGGAGTTTTTTTTAAATGAAAATATCTCCTTGAAAGCAATAGAAATAGACAGAGGCTTTTGTAAAGTCCTGCAAGAAAGATTTGGCTCTAATCCAAAATTTCAGCTTATTCAAGGCAATGTCCTCGATTTTCCTTTTCCTCATGCAAAAAAAGATACCATTCTTGTAGGAAACCTTCCCTATAACATTGCATCCCTCTTATTAGTCAAACTTTCGCTTCTCCCTGAGCTATTTCCTAGGATGGTCTTTACTCTGCAGCATGACGTAGCCTTACGCCTTTTGGCTAGCCCAAAAACAAAGCAGTTTGGTGCTCTCTCTGTGCTCATGCAATCTCTTTTTAATATCAAGCGATTGAGAACTCTCCCGAAGGAATTGTTTTATCCCATGCCCAACGTCTTATCAGCAGTCGTTTTATTTGAACCCAAGGAACCAGCAGCAAGTTTGTTAGCTACTGACAGAACTTCGTTTTATGCCTTTGTCAGGAAAGGTTTTTCTCAACGAAGAAAAAAACTGAGTAAAGTTTTAGGAATTCCTTTGGAAAAAAGAGCCGAAGAAATCCCATCAGAACATTGGATAAAACTATGGAGGGAGAGCAAAGATTCCAGTATAGCTAAAAAAGTGGGGATCTGTGAAAACTAA
- a CDS encoding cytochrome c oxidase subunit I: MENQDFESSKQQRTAQNANSFVAENPHDAHVIGHEVELPWYRKYLFSTDHKVIGIQYMITSLLIALFGFGLMIVMRWQLSYPGKPIPLLGGVLENILGHDMFPGGVMTPQAYNAFGAIHGTVMIFMALVPALFAGFGNFVVPLQLGAPDMAFPRLNMASFWCFFVGAVIIMVSFFVPGGAAKSGWTSYPPLADLADSGPNFHPILNGQTLWLLGMAFNITGSLLGVINMITTIFQLRVPGLSWMRLPFFVWAELVTAFLMLLAFPPLEAAAIMQLMDRLAGTSFFSPDGLIVNGQHAHYSGGGAPLLWQHLFWFLGHPEVYVQILPTMGIVAEIIANNTRKPLWSYRILVYSALTIGFVGMIVWAHHMYMTGMGQAISTFFQLFTTIISIPSVLIGTVYLMSLWGASIRFNLPMMFALAWLPLFGIGGLTGLPLGWSTSDMVLHDTYYVVGHFHYMMAPTSIMALFAGIYYWYPKATGREMNEFLGKLHFWPTFITFNGVFIPMLVQGFAGIHRRWYDGGQGWEMAQGLLWLNHVMSISAWLLALAQIPFIINFFWSLFYGKKVQSDNPWQATTLEWATPTPPGHGNFLKPLTVYRGPYEYSVPGNDKDYLPQWEPDTKPRVPQAKVAKI; encoded by the coding sequence ATGGAGAATCAAGATTTTGAGAGTTCTAAACAGCAGAGGACAGCTCAGAATGCTAATTCATTCGTTGCTGAGAATCCTCATGATGCTCATGTCATAGGACATGAGGTAGAACTACCATGGTATCGAAAGTACTTATTTTCTACCGATCATAAGGTCATTGGTATCCAATATATGATCACTTCACTACTTATCGCTCTTTTTGGCTTTGGCCTGATGATCGTCATGCGTTGGCAGCTTTCCTATCCGGGTAAGCCGATTCCGTTGCTAGGAGGAGTTTTGGAAAATATTTTGGGCCACGATATGTTTCCAGGTGGAGTTATGACTCCTCAGGCCTACAATGCCTTTGGTGCGATTCATGGAACAGTGATGATTTTTATGGCCCTTGTACCGGCTTTATTTGCTGGTTTTGGTAATTTTGTTGTTCCATTACAACTTGGAGCCCCTGATATGGCATTCCCAAGGCTGAATATGGCCAGTTTCTGGTGTTTTTTTGTCGGAGCAGTTATCATCATGGTGAGTTTTTTTGTGCCTGGAGGAGCTGCAAAATCGGGTTGGACCTCCTATCCGCCACTGGCAGATTTGGCGGATTCTGGCCCTAATTTTCATCCTATTTTGAATGGACAAACGCTGTGGCTGTTGGGGATGGCTTTTAATATTACAGGCTCTTTGCTTGGGGTCATTAACATGATCACGACAATTTTTCAATTGCGAGTTCCTGGTTTAAGCTGGATGCGGCTTCCTTTTTTTGTCTGGGCTGAGCTGGTAACAGCTTTTCTTATGCTTTTAGCTTTTCCTCCTTTGGAAGCTGCTGCCATTATGCAATTGATGGATAGGTTAGCCGGAACCAGTTTTTTTTCTCCTGATGGACTAATCGTCAATGGTCAGCATGCTCATTACAGTGGAGGCGGTGCTCCTCTGCTATGGCAACACCTTTTTTGGTTTTTGGGTCATCCAGAAGTTTACGTTCAGATACTCCCTACTATGGGAATTGTTGCTGAGATCATTGCTAACAACACGCGCAAACCGCTATGGAGCTATAGAATCCTTGTTTATTCCGCTTTAACTATTGGTTTTGTTGGAATGATCGTTTGGGCCCATCATATGTACATGACGGGTATGGGGCAAGCCATCAGTACTTTCTTCCAACTTTTTACAACTATTATTTCCATTCCTTCGGTTCTCATTGGAACGGTTTATCTGATGTCTCTTTGGGGTGCTTCGATTCGGTTCAATCTTCCGATGATGTTTGCCTTGGCTTGGTTGCCTTTGTTTGGCATTGGTGGACTGACTGGCCTTCCTTTAGGATGGTCTACCTCTGATATGGTCTTGCATGATACCTATTATGTCGTTGGCCATTTCCATTATATGATGGCTCCCACCTCTATCATGGCTCTCTTTGCCGGTATATATTATTGGTATCCAAAGGCCACAGGAAGAGAAATGAATGAGTTTTTAGGCAAACTCCATTTTTGGCCTACTTTCATCACGTTCAATGGGGTCTTTATTCCCATGCTGGTGCAGGGTTTTGCTGGAATTCATCGACGCTGGTATGATGGAGGCCAAGGATGGGAAATGGCTCAAGGGTTGCTATGGCTTAATCATGTTATGTCTATTTCAGCATGGTTGTTGGCTCTGGCTCAGATTCCTTTTATTATCAATTTTTTCTGGAGCCTTTTCTATGGAAAGAAAGTCCAATCTGATAATCCTTGGCAAGCGACCACTTTGGAGTGGGCAACACCTACGCCTCCAGGGCATGGGAATTTTCTCAAGCCCTTGACCGTGTATAGAGGTCCATATGAATATAGCGTACCTGGAAATGATAAAGACTATTTGCCTCAATGGGAACCTGATACAAAGCCACGGGTACCGCAAGCAAAAGTGGCAAAAATATAA
- a CDS encoding RluA family pseudouridine synthase yields MLFLDPPYQPRIIIENEDFAIVDKPPFFLSHPTKKKRGSSLLEWLYNQNNQTPWKLIHRLDRETSGLLLVAKNDASAAYFGRQMEKRLIQKGYFAITWGELKADYLKIEAPLGYLGISDENEIVIRQGVRPKGSQAITEIYPLGYGGGYSLLWAKPQTGKLHQIRVHLSLIKHPIVGDKLYGPNPSYFLDFSKQGWTKEMEKNLLLPRHALHAAFLSFFWKGKKQTIFLPLSDDLEQFLKLTKGFQKIHNPRFFEIS; encoded by the coding sequence ATGCTCTTTTTGGATCCTCCTTATCAGCCAAGGATTATTATAGAAAACGAAGATTTTGCTATTGTCGATAAACCCCCTTTTTTTCTTTCTCATCCAACAAAGAAAAAAAGGGGATCCAGTCTTCTGGAATGGCTCTATAATCAGAATAATCAAACTCCATGGAAGCTTATTCACCGGCTGGATCGTGAAACGAGCGGCCTATTATTGGTAGCTAAAAATGATGCTTCGGCGGCATATTTTGGTCGTCAAATGGAAAAAAGGTTAATCCAGAAGGGCTATTTTGCTATTACCTGGGGTGAACTGAAAGCCGATTATCTAAAAATTGAAGCTCCACTGGGCTATCTAGGAATTTCGGATGAGAATGAAATCGTGATCCGTCAAGGTGTCCGCCCAAAGGGAAGTCAAGCCATCACAGAAATTTATCCTCTAGGCTATGGCGGAGGATACAGTTTATTATGGGCAAAACCTCAAACTGGAAAACTACATCAAATTAGAGTCCACCTCTCCCTTATCAAACATCCTATTGTTGGAGATAAACTGTATGGCCCTAATCCATCCTACTTTTTGGATTTTTCAAAGCAGGGATGGACAAAAGAAATGGAAAAAAATCTACTGTTACCAAGACATGCGTTACATGCAGCTTTTCTTTCATTTTTTTGGAAAGGGAAAAAACAGACTATCTTTTTGCCTCTTTCCGATGACCTTGAACAGTTTTTAAAACTAACGAAAGGTTTTCAGAAAATTCATAACCCACGATTTTTTGAAATCTCCTAA
- the ppx gene encoding exopolyphosphatase, whose protein sequence is MDLAASVDIGSHSFHLLVVQVENETIRPIDKIRDPVALAAGLDENRFLTPEAITKAINSLNKFGERIKAIPAHRVRAVGTNTLRIAKNSEQFLKLAEAALGHQIEIISGHEEARLIYLGVAHSMEDDGQKRLVVDIGGGSTELILGESFIPQRVESLYMGCVSFSKTFFPDGIVSASRLRNAEISALQELEPIVGSFKKYGWQRVIGSSGTILAIQQGVIAEGWSNSGITASSLKKLRKHLLSIGQIDKLSIKGIDFDRKQVLAGGFAILSAIFESLGIETMEVSSGALREGVIYDLLGRLCQKDIREKTVRDLISRFQIDEAQAERVRALSVSFYEKVKKDWKIEEDFHKRMIIWASLLHEIGLFISYSQYHKHGQYLLNHLDMPGFSLRDQQCLAFLVRSHRRKFPLSELQLLRQEDREAMRKLGVLLRLSVLLNRVRNSQELPEITITVNANLISLTFPKGWLQNHPLTSADLATESKYLINAGFFLQYS, encoded by the coding sequence ATGGATCTTGCCGCTTCTGTTGATATTGGATCGCACAGTTTTCATCTCTTAGTGGTTCAGGTGGAAAATGAAACAATACGGCCCATCGATAAAATTAGGGATCCTGTTGCTCTAGCGGCTGGCTTAGATGAGAATAGGTTTTTGACTCCAGAAGCTATCACGAAGGCTATTAACTCTCTGAATAAATTTGGCGAAAGAATAAAAGCAATTCCTGCGCATCGAGTACGAGCCGTTGGCACTAATACCCTACGTATTGCTAAAAATAGTGAGCAGTTTCTAAAACTTGCCGAAGCTGCCTTGGGGCATCAGATTGAAATCATCTCAGGACACGAGGAGGCCCGTCTTATCTATCTTGGAGTCGCTCATTCCATGGAAGACGATGGCCAAAAAAGGTTGGTTGTAGATATTGGGGGAGGAAGCACAGAACTGATTCTTGGAGAAAGTTTTATTCCACAGCGAGTAGAAAGTCTTTATATGGGTTGTGTTAGTTTTTCCAAAACTTTTTTTCCCGATGGGATTGTATCAGCCTCTAGACTGAGGAATGCCGAAATATCAGCCTTGCAAGAATTAGAACCAATAGTGGGATCCTTTAAAAAATATGGTTGGCAACGAGTTATTGGATCTAGTGGAACAATCCTAGCCATTCAACAAGGGGTCATTGCGGAAGGATGGTCTAACAGCGGCATTACCGCTTCTTCTTTGAAAAAATTGAGAAAGCATCTTCTGTCTATAGGCCAGATTGATAAACTTTCAATCAAAGGCATCGATTTTGACAGAAAACAAGTATTAGCTGGTGGCTTTGCGATTCTTTCAGCCATCTTTGAATCTTTGGGCATTGAAACCATGGAAGTTTCATCTGGAGCTTTAAGAGAAGGAGTGATTTATGATTTGCTTGGCAGGCTTTGTCAGAAGGATATAAGAGAGAAAACGGTTCGAGATCTGATAAGCCGTTTCCAAATAGACGAAGCGCAAGCCGAAAGAGTTCGTGCTCTTTCTGTTTCTTTTTATGAAAAAGTGAAAAAGGATTGGAAAATAGAGGAGGATTTCCATAAGCGAATGATTATTTGGGCCTCTCTACTTCATGAAATTGGCTTGTTTATATCCTACAGCCAATATCATAAGCATGGACAATATCTTTTAAATCATCTTGACATGCCTGGGTTTTCTCTCAGAGACCAGCAATGCCTTGCTTTTCTTGTCCGTAGCCATAGGAGAAAGTTTCCACTCTCCGAGCTTCAGTTATTGAGGCAAGAAGACCGAGAAGCTATGAGAAAACTTGGAGTGCTCTTAAGGCTTTCAGTGCTTTTGAATAGGGTAAGGAATAGTCAAGAGTTGCCTGAAATAACAATTACAGTTAACGCCAACTTAATTTCCCTTACCTTTCCCAAAGGATGGCTCCAAAACCATCCTTTGACCTCAGCAGATTTAGCAACCGAATCGAAATATTTGATCAATGCTGGATTCTTTTTACAATACAGCTGA
- a CDS encoding MBL fold metallo-hydrolase, translating into MKFINLTRSNEIGANSYFLDFGQDGRIILDAGLHPKIEGELATPNFQSLEDYPVDCLLISHAHHDHTGSLPLFLRKYPKLKVFLSEPTYYLTSPLLHNSVEVMLKQRAELQIPEYPLYTHKEIDRCTERWQACHINKEWSFNGYPNPKHEPLTFQFYPSGHILGAVGIRIFHRGRRIFYTGDVSFKEQTLMLPADFPQNGIDVLIIESTRGAQEMVEGRTRETEIQRLVESIEATFDRGGSVLIPVFALGKTQEILTTLFLEQQAGRLRKCPIFIGGLSRSFSEIYDKLASRSFRRYPGFKILDTIAPIVINGKKTMKIQPSKGEIYLVTSGMMNENTISNILAQKFLPNEKHSIFFVGYCDPDSPAGQLLATPRGNLVVLNKSSKPQPVICEVDQFDLTSHALREDILSYIQFLEPRTCILVHGDPAALDWFKQKLEEESPQIQLIIPPPGQLIEI; encoded by the coding sequence GTGAAATTTATAAACTTAACACGTTCTAACGAAATAGGAGCAAATTCCTATTTTTTAGATTTTGGCCAGGATGGACGGATAATTCTGGATGCTGGTCTTCACCCCAAAATAGAAGGAGAGTTGGCTACTCCAAATTTTCAATCTCTTGAAGACTATCCAGTGGATTGTCTTCTTATAAGTCATGCGCATCACGATCATACAGGCTCTTTGCCTCTGTTTCTTAGAAAATATCCAAAGCTCAAAGTTTTCTTAAGCGAACCTACCTATTACTTAACTTCTCCACTGCTCCACAACTCAGTAGAAGTGATGCTGAAACAAAGAGCTGAGTTACAAATTCCCGAATACCCCTTGTATACCCATAAGGAAATAGATCGTTGCACGGAACGGTGGCAGGCTTGTCATATTAACAAAGAATGGTCATTTAACGGCTATCCCAATCCCAAGCATGAGCCTCTTACTTTTCAATTCTATCCTAGTGGCCATATTCTTGGAGCCGTAGGAATTCGAATATTTCATCGAGGCCGTAGAATTTTTTATACGGGAGATGTTAGTTTCAAAGAACAAACCCTCATGCTCCCAGCGGATTTTCCTCAAAACGGTATCGATGTCCTTATTATCGAATCAACAAGAGGGGCTCAAGAAATGGTCGAAGGCAGAACTAGAGAGACGGAAATTCAAAGACTTGTTGAAAGCATTGAAGCTACTTTCGATCGAGGAGGCTCTGTTTTGATCCCAGTTTTTGCCCTCGGGAAAACGCAAGAAATACTTACCACTCTTTTTCTTGAGCAGCAAGCGGGAAGACTCAGAAAATGCCCTATTTTTATTGGAGGGTTAAGTAGAAGCTTTTCAGAAATCTATGACAAGCTTGCTTCCAGGTCATTTAGACGATATCCAGGATTCAAGATCCTTGATACGATCGCTCCTATCGTCATTAATGGGAAAAAAACGATGAAGATTCAACCCTCAAAAGGTGAAATCTATCTGGTGACCTCAGGAATGATGAATGAGAATACCATTTCAAATATTTTAGCTCAAAAATTCTTACCAAACGAAAAACACTCCATATTTTTTGTTGGATACTGTGATCCTGATTCTCCTGCCGGTCAACTTTTGGCTACACCCAGAGGCAATTTAGTTGTGCTCAACAAATCCAGCAAACCTCAACCGGTCATTTGTGAAGTCGATCAGTTTGATCTAACAAGTCATGCACTGAGAGAGGATATTCTTTCTTATATCCAGTTTTTAGAACCTCGAACCTGCATTCTGGTTCATGGCGATCCGGCCGCTCTCGATTGGTTCAAACAAAAGTTAGAAGAGGAAAGTCCGCAGATTCAGTTGATTATCCCACCTCCTGGGCAACTGATAGAAATCTAA